CTGTACTTCCCTGCAGAACAGAAGCTAGTCTGCCAATAAAAGAATCTGGACCGTAAACAGCGATTAGGTCACTTGTCATACCAAGTGCAGCTGTTCCAGAAATTGGCCTAATGATAATGAGGGGAATAATTTCTGCCGGGACTCCGATTGCTTCCATTGCTGGTCTAATCCAATTCATTAATGCTTCTAAAGCTCCTGAGGCCCGAAAGACAGAAATCGCTACAAGCATGCCTACAAGGAACGGAATAATGGAGACGGCAATTTTGATTCCTTCTTTTCCTCCTTCTACAAAGCTTTCATAAGTTGGAACTTGTTTTATGGTTCCATAAAGGAGGATAAAACCTATTAAGACAGGAATAAAACCTAGGGAAATAAGTGAAAGAAATTCCATATGGCATTCATCCTTTACGACTTCGTCGATTATAAAAATAACGATCTATCATAACTGCTCCAAGCATTGAGATGATGGTGGCAATTAAGGTTGGTACAACAATTTCAGTCGGAGAGGCAGAATTGTAGTTCATCCTGATTGCAATGACTGTTGTAGGAATGATGGTAATGCTTGCAGTATTTATTGCTAAAAAGGTGACCATAGACCTGCTGGCTGAATTCTTGCCGCCATTTAATTGTTTTAATTCCTCCATCGCTTTGATTCCAAGCGGTGTAGCAGCATTACCTAACCCAAACATGTTCGCAATCATATTAGACAATATATACCCCATGGCAGGGTGATTGGTTGGCACATCAGGAAATATTCTTTTAACGAACGGGCGAAATAACTTAGACAACAAATCTAGTAATCCCGATTCTTGTGCAATCCGCATCATCCCTAACCAAAATACAAGAATGCTGATTAACCCAATACAGAGTGTCACAGCTTCCTTTGCCCCATCAAATATTGCCTTATTTACTTCTGCCATTGTTCCGTTTATCATGGCAAATACAAAGCCAACAATTGTCATAAATACCCAAATGTAATTAACCATTTAATTTCACGCCAAT
This Neobacillus sp. YX16 DNA region includes the following protein-coding sequences:
- a CDS encoding spore maturation protein, which gives rise to MEFLSLISLGFIPVLIGFILLYGTIKQVPTYESFVEGGKEGIKIAVSIIPFLVGMLVAISVFRASGALEALMNWIRPAMEAIGVPAEIIPLIIIRPISGTAALGMTSDLIAVYGPDSFIGRLASVLQGSTDTTFYVLTVYFGAVGIKKMGDALKVGLLADVVGIIAAIVVVVLVFGAQ
- a CDS encoding nucleoside recognition domain-containing protein, with protein sequence MVNYIWVFMTIVGFVFAMINGTMAEVNKAIFDGAKEAVTLCIGLISILVFWLGMMRIAQESGLLDLLSKLFRPFVKRIFPDVPTNHPAMGYILSNMIANMFGLGNAATPLGIKAMEELKQLNGGKNSASRSMVTFLAINTASITIIPTTVIAIRMNYNSASPTEIVVPTLIATIISMLGAVMIDRYFYNRRSRKG